A single window of Psychromonas ingrahamii 37 DNA harbors:
- a CDS encoding MarR family winged helix-turn-helix transcriptional regulator — protein sequence MTKQHESSNFTLEKQICFSLYSASNAMGRAYRPLLKKLDLTYLQYIVMMVLWQYSTMNVKALGGKVHLDSGTLTPLLKRLESKGLIIRSRSQQDERVRIISLSDEGQTMRQQAEQVPNAMLCKTKMTIDELTKLKQGCDLLLANLNN from the coding sequence ATGACAAAACAGCATGAATCATCGAATTTTACTTTAGAGAAACAAATTTGTTTTTCCCTATATAGTGCTTCAAATGCAATGGGAAGGGCTTATCGGCCGCTATTGAAAAAGTTGGACTTAACTTACCTGCAGTACATAGTCATGATGGTGCTGTGGCAATATTCAACAATGAATGTAAAAGCGTTAGGTGGCAAAGTACATTTAGATTCAGGTACATTAACACCGTTGTTAAAACGCTTAGAAAGTAAGGGATTAATTATTCGTTCGCGCAGCCAACAAGATGAACGGGTGCGGATAATTTCTTTATCCGATGAAGGTCAAACCATGCGTCAGCAAGCAGAGCAGGTTCCAAATGCTATGTTGTGTAAGACAAAAATGACGATTGATGAATTAACCAAACTTAAACAAGGTTGTGATCTTTTACTCGCTAATTTAAATAACTAA
- a CDS encoding organic hydroperoxide resistance protein, whose product MTTLYTTSATANAGRNGQVTTDDKKLDLALSYPKEMGGTGDATNPEQLFAAGYSACFSNALLHVAHETKIAIKSAPTTATVGIGPNENNGFALTVALSIELELEQTAAIELVQKAHQICPYSNAVRGNIDVKLIVNGVTL is encoded by the coding sequence ATGACTACTTTATATACAACATCAGCAACAGCGAATGCGGGCCGAAATGGACAAGTAACAACTGACGATAAAAAATTAGATCTTGCGTTAAGTTATCCAAAAGAGATGGGTGGCACGGGTGATGCAACAAACCCTGAACAATTATTTGCAGCGGGTTATTCTGCTTGTTTTTCTAATGCGCTTCTACATGTGGCACACGAAACTAAAATAGCAATAAAATCAGCACCTACAACTGCAACAGTCGGGATAGGACCAAATGAAAATAATGGTTTCGCTCTGACGGTCGCGTTATCGATAGAGCTCGAACTTGAGCAAACGGCAGCGATTGAACTGGTACAAAAAGCTCATCAGATATGCCCTTATTCAAATGCAGTACGCGGTAATATTGATGTTAAATTAATAGTAAACGGTGTCACTTTATAG
- a CDS encoding HalD/BesD family halogenase, with product MLLSEVLNTSKYHLESNALVESCKAKLEREGAIVLPDFLTKQAIRAIVDEGKEKQSLAWYTGNTHNVYLTDIDPDYALDHVKNKQINSSKGCITDDQISQHSPLRVIYDAALFRTFLTQVLDIKALHQYADPLSSINLHYASAGQELGWHFDNSSFAITLLIQKPEQGGSFEYLNNMRDADRGEMNFEGVEGVLAGKKEVKSLTIEPGSLVLFRGRNAIHRVTPTIGDTTRMLVVLAYNSEPNVALSESARMTFFGRLA from the coding sequence ATGTTGTTATCAGAAGTGTTAAATACATCGAAGTATCATCTTGAAAGCAATGCGTTAGTTGAATCTTGTAAAGCCAAGCTTGAGCGTGAAGGGGCCATTGTCTTACCCGATTTTTTAACTAAGCAGGCGATCCGTGCCATTGTTGATGAAGGCAAAGAAAAACAAAGTTTAGCCTGGTATACAGGGAACACCCATAATGTGTACTTAACTGATATTGATCCTGATTACGCGTTAGACCATGTTAAAAACAAACAAATTAACTCCTCTAAAGGGTGCATTACGGATGATCAAATTTCACAACATTCGCCATTAAGAGTCATTTATGATGCCGCTTTATTTAGAACATTCTTAACCCAAGTGTTGGACATAAAAGCACTGCATCAATATGCGGATCCGCTTTCTTCTATTAACCTACATTATGCCAGTGCCGGTCAAGAATTAGGATGGCACTTTGATAATTCGTCCTTTGCGATCACTTTATTAATTCAAAAACCAGAGCAAGGTGGCTCTTTTGAATATCTTAATAATATGCGAGATGCAGACCGTGGAGAAATGAATTTTGAAGGTGTTGAAGGGGTTTTAGCAGGAAAAAAAGAGGTCAAATCTCTGACTATTGAACCGGGTTCATTAGTGTTGTTTCGTGGCCGTAATGCAATTCATCGTGTGACACCGACCATTGGTGATACAACACGCATGCTGGTGGTATTAGCCTATAATTCAGAGCCCAATGTTGCTTTATCGGAATCCGCTAGAATGACTTTTTTTGGTCGACTTGCTTAA